Sequence from the Salinicoccus sp. Bachu38 genome:
GCTTATACACCGTACCAGCCGGAAATCTCCCAAGGGGAGCTGCAGGCAATCTTTGAATTCCAGACGCTGATTTCAGAACTTACTGCCATGGATGTTGCAAACTCCTCCATGTATGATGGGCCGACTGCCTTCGCGGAAGCGGCGACAATGGCATCTGGCCAGACACGCAAGAAGAAGGTCGTCGTTTCAAAAGGCGTCCATTATCAGGCGATTGAAGTACTCAAATCCTATTGCAAGGCCCAGAACATTGAAGTGGTGGAAGTTGAACTCGATGGCACCTATACGGACCTTGAAAAACTGGATGCGGCTTCCGATGAAGACACAGCAGCAGTCATGGTTCAATATCCCAACTTCTTCGGATCCATCGAAGATCTTGAGGAGATGGAGAAGATTGCCCATAAGCACAAAGGCCTTTTCGTCGTAAACAGCAACCCGCTCGCACTGAGCCTGCTGACACCTCCGGGTGAATTCGGGGCGGATATCGTTACCGGAGATACACAGGTGTTCGGTATTCCGACACAGTTCGGCGGCCCGCACTGTGGATATTTTGCGGCAACCAAGAAACTCATGAGAAAAATGCCGGGCAGACTGATCGGCCAGACACAGGACGATGAAGGAAACCGCGGTTTCGTGCTTACGCTCCAGGCCCGTGAGCAGCATATCAGAAGGGACAAGGCGACAAGCAACATCTGTTCCAACCAGGC
This genomic interval carries:
- the gcvPA gene encoding aminomethyl-transferring glycine dehydrogenase subunit GcvPA; amino-acid sequence: MSHRYLPLTEKDKKEMLDTIGIESISELFEDIPESVRFKGELNLKERKSETSLLRELANISNKNITSETHVSFLGAGVYDHYIPTVVDHVISRSEFYTAYTPYQPEISQGELQAIFEFQTLISELTAMDVANSSMYDGPTAFAEAATMASGQTRKKKVVVSKGVHYQAIEVLKSYCKAQNIEVVEVELDGTYTDLEKLDAASDEDTAAVMVQYPNFFGSIEDLEEMEKIAHKHKGLFVVNSNPLALSLLTPPGEFGADIVTGDTQVFGIPTQFGGPHCGYFAATKKLMRKMPGRLIGQTQDDEGNRGFVLTLQAREQHIRRDKATSNICSNQALNALGSSVAMSALGKNGAVEMAEQNIQKTYYMKNQLQSAGFTVLEGQSFNEFAVKLSKDIDEINDELLEHGYIGGYNLGKVDSGLANHMLIAVTELRTKEEIDGFVERLGEYNA